The genomic stretch GACATCATTCTTGATTTCATCACCTGCAAGGCTactgaagagaatttcatgacttCATTTGATGGAACAAAGCTTACACATAATTCAGATTGTAAGGTGCGCAGGCTTTGTGTCATCAATCCCAACAAAGGAGACCTAACAATGCCGAAAAACATGGAACTCTCTCATGTCCGATCACTTACTGTATCTTTGGGTCGCATGAAGAACTTTTGGATGTTTGCTCCATCCCTTCTCACATTGGACCTACAGGGTTGTAGAGATATAGGTGACTGGGATCTCACACATATTCAAAAGATGTTTCTTCTgaagtatttgagtcttggacaaGGAAATATAAATAAGCTCCCAAAAAACATTGAACAATTGCAGAACATAGAAACATTGAACTTAAGATATACAGATATTAAAGAATTGCCGTCGTCACTTGCAAGGCTTCCAAGGTTGGCCCGTCTATATGTTAATAAGTACACAAGATTTCCGGATGGAATAATTGGACAGATGCGGTGCTTAGAAGACCTTAATGAGTTTGGGATCTCTTCCTGGGATGCAGTGAAATCTCTGCAAGAATTCTCCAAGCTCACCAATCTGAGGACACTGAAAGTAGGATGCAGCGATTCTATTCAAGACCCAGATAGCGTAGATGAAGCAAGAAGGCAATTCAAGGAATTATGGAGTCATGTGGGGACATTAATTTCTTCTGAAACTCTCCATCATCTATATTTCCCTGGCAATCGTTATATCTACAGTTTTTATATCCTAATGTCGCTAGAATCGTGGTCCCATGCTACTCCTTgtagtcttcggaagctccgcatATCATCATGGTGCATCAACAAGGTTCCAAAGTGGATGAGCTCACTTGGAAATCTTAGAGAATTGGAACTTTTAATCTTCAGTATGGGACCGGAAGATGTTGCGATCCTTGGAGCAATGCCAGTTTTGCTTTTTCTGAGTCTACGCGTCAATCACGGCACTAATGGGAGGATACTCATCCGTGGGTTCACAGGTTTGAAATATTTCAAGCTGAATCTCTTGTTCTGTGGGACCGCACTGGAGTTTCAAGCAGGAGCTATGCCAAAGCTTGAGCACCTCGAGTTGGAACTTCCTGTGCACAGAATGGAGTGTCTGAATGGTGTTTCAGATTTTGGTATCCGGCACCTTCTGGCCCTGACCAAGCTCGAGGTTTTTGTTGATTCTGATAATCATTACAGGAAACCTGACGTACACCTGACAAACAAGGAGGCTGTAAGCCTTATTAAAACTGTCATTGGGACGCTTTGCATCAGTCCAACTATATCATCATCGTCACGACTTCGCCAGAGTTGCCTTCCTTTTAAAGAGTACATAGAATACGTAAGTTCTCTATCAACTGATTGAAGTTCGTGCTCTCACTTATTTGCTACTGTATTTCTGACTTTCACCCCAAAAGTTCTTGCAACTCTGCACTCATGACTCTTATGTGGGCTTTGTATTAAATTTTCTTCTTGTGTCTGAAAACAGCGCACTCGCCGTTACGGGCTGCTGCCCGAGGATGTTTCAAGGTGTAACTGAAGAGGTGCATGGATCGTTGTTGTATTTAGAGATGTTATATTGGCTGCTCACTTGTAACTTGCGACGAAATTTGGTCTGTAATCCATGTACGGTATCGATTCATATCAGACTTGCAGACTTAAGTAAGACTATACAAGTGATATGGTTCGAAATCAAGACTTGTGGTGTAGAGTGGCTCTTCGTGTTGTTACTTCGAAAGCAGCTATGAGTGTGAATCAGATGTGATTCATTAGAGCCTCTAGAGTATAGTCCTGACTCCTGAAAAGGCCCCCAGCCAACACGATTGATGGCGAGGGAGGGGTGGAATCAAATCCTAGCTGCTGAAGCGTGAAGCTGTACGTCGCCATCACTCATCGGTACTATTAAGCCCTCCCAGTGAGTAGAGAACAAGCGCCACAGCAACAGTGACCTGTCTCTGCTTAGCCACCATGTCACTAACGTGTCTCTCCTTGACAGCATAGTTATGGCCGATGATGACAGAAACCTTGAAACCCTTGGCATCATCTGGTCAGCTTAAGCAAAGAATGGTCATTGAGTCGAAATTTTGGACACCTAATTTCCAGAACACATCCTATAGTTCTGATCAACCTCATCTCACTCATCACATTTCTTGTCATCATGTGTTGGTGTGTGCAGTTGTGCATCCTAGTCATTGTGTTGTTTGAAATAAGCTTAGATTCTAGCTAGATGTTTGGAATAAGCTTAGATGACATAATGACATTCGACCATTTTTTTGAAGGATAATTCGAAAATTCCAGCCAACTAAGAATCAAGCAAAACCGTCTTACATTGTATATTTGTGACATTTGCACAAAGCACTCAGCACAACAAAAGATTAACCAACATAAACCCTGACGAGCCACGAGCCCACACGACACGTGTATGCACTGTACAACATCAGCATTCAGCAGCGACAGAAACAAAAAGCTTGTACTAGTAGTCGTCAATGTATAGTAACTGCATGCGTCGGCTTCGATCAGCAGCGATCAATTCTTCttgccgccgtcgtcggcgcCGACGACCCCTTCGTTGCCGGCGAGGATGAGGTACTTGTCCCTCCTGGTCAGTCCGGTGCGCTCGTACCCGAGCGCCTCCGCCACCCGGCGCTGCACCTCGTTCGCCACCGCGCGCGCCCCCTCCTTCCCAGCGCCCTCGCCTGTGACGACGGGGTCGAGGAACTGCACGAGGTAGGACGGCACGGGGTTCATGAGCAGGTACAGCGGGTCCAGCATCTTCCTGCCCCCCGCGGTGGTGCCGTGGAACATgtccaccgccaggtgcagcgcgacCGGCACCACGtccacgccgccggccgccagcTCCGCGAACAGAGGGCTGAACCGCAGCAGGAACGGCTCCCGGCACGTGGTCCCCTCCGGGCACACCaccaggccgccgccgctggaGCGGCGGAAGAGCTGGGCCTGCATGGCCGCGCGGTCGGCGGCACGGTCGCGGGTGAGCCGGAACGTGGGGATCGGGGAGAGCAGCTCCGACAGGCGGCTGATGCTGTAGGTGGCCGCGGCGAggtcgcggcggcgggcggcggcggagacgcaGAGCGGGTCGAGCAGGGACCGGTGGTTGCACGCGAAGAGGCTGTTGTTCTTCTTCTTGGTGCCTCCGGCAGCGGCGAGGTCTGGCGAGGggtccggggaggaggaggatgcgATCATGCGGTTGTGCATGCCGAGGGCGGCGAGGAGGGGCACGGAGAGGGAGAATGGGAGCAGgaggaagacggcggcgcggagcAGGGCCAGCGGCGCGCCCAGCGGGAGCCACATGAACATGGTGAGCGTGGCCGTGGGCGTCGGCCGGAACGCCGTGCGGCCGTCGTGGAAGACGAGCGGCTTCGGGTACCGCCGCGGGTGGAGcgccccgcgtcgccgccgcgcgGACTCGGTCGGCACGTACACCTCCTGCATGCATAGAGCACATTGTTAGTACCGACAGTTCATATTTCTATCGAATTATAATTCTTAAAAATAATTCAGAAATAAATTTATTTAGTGGTTGAAATTTGCATATTTCAACGCCTTCCCCAGACCCCAACCCTACCCCGCCACTAGCTGGTCCATGCCGTTGCCATGACCAGAGCCCAGAAGATGCATTGGATGCGCTAGATCTGGAATCGTCCCCGTTCTCCGGCCTGGTGCCTGGCTGTAGGCTGTAGCTCGCCGCTCGATGGAGGGCGGCACGGACAAAACCGCCTTCAGAAGGTCAACTCGGGCGTCAATGCCGCGCATCCCCGCGCCGTCCGGCTTCTGCTAATCTCCTGTGCCTAGGAGTCACGCCCACCTCCTCCAGTGAGCATCGCTGCCATGCTGAGCAAGGGCCTTGGGCGTCGAATTGCTCGAAGTAAACTCTTCTTAATTAATTACCGATCGAGACCAAATCTATAAATAATTACCGATCGAGACCAAAGCAAAACTTTTGCGGGAGCACCTATTTTGAATAATTCTGAGATTCTGAAACTAGAACCCTGCCCCATCCAAAATATAGACACCTTTACCATTTCTTTACTAGTTAAACATTCCTCAAATAATTCAGTTCCATAATACTATATATACTAGTACGTTCCATAATGTATAATTATTTTTACCGTGAGCCAACGTGTGCTGTAGAAACCGATGATCAAAGTTAAAGACTACTTCATGTTAATGTCCTGAATGCCAAAGTTGAGGTTTTAGATACGGTCGAGTTTAGGGACCATATGTTAATGAGTACGTAGAACCAGCCGTAGATGTCATTTTCCCGAAGGTGCTGAAGAACTAGTATCGCTAGCTTTCTTGTACTGTTGGCGGCGTACTGCTTGGACAGCAACATAGATCCACCGGGCAGGGTGTACTAAACCATGAGTGATCACACAATATGCTGTTCAACGTCATTCACTTTATAATACCACATGGATATTTTATAGTTAACCTACAGGAGTAGCTATTTAATACTTCtccatctcaaagtttaaggcccacatttttttcagaaagtaaaactatgtcaagtttgaccaagtttttgtcaaaaattattaacatgaaaaatacaaaatcaatattattagatagataatgaaatatattttcatatggtatctacaaaatatcatatttgttcatagattcttctaaaattttggtcaaactttactttgtTTGACTTAAAAAAAAACCTTAAGCCttgagatggaggtagtagtactcTCTCCATGTAAAAAAAATTACCTCATATTTATCTaaacattcaaatttagataaatctatgaCACTcttttaggacggagggagtactcttaTTACGAGTACCTGAGAAATGACAATCACGAGTCATGCGATATAAAGTCCCCTGTCTCTTTCTCATTCACATTAGAAAATATATTTTTAGCTAGGTGGCACGATCATGTACGTTTCCATATAAACTCTAGACGGACTGTAGCAGGACTGTGGGTACCTGCATGGTAGTTTGCAATTACTGATCGAGCTGCATGTGTGGCATTCGGACTAGAGGAGACGTATGATGCATGCAGTTCATGGCCGACATGGACGAGTTCAACCACGtactactttttatttttattttctgagaGAAAGATGAGAGGGTGCACATCCCAGTCAGGGAAACACTCCTAGAGAGGGCTAGCTATGTTGATTAATCGGTGCATGACATCCATGGATAATATAGTATACCTATAGGCTTGACTCATTGAAGTCGACGCAAACCTAGCGAATTAACATCATGGAGAACCTACACACATGACTAAAGTAGTAGGTGTAATGGAAAATATCTGAAGTACTAGGGGCACCTTGCATTTTTGGTTGTATACAATATATACTTGAGTTGCACAAACATTTCAAAAGATCTTGCCGAACAGAATAGCTAGGCTTTCAAAATTTCTTCGATTAGAATTTATTCTAGCTATCTCAGCAACAAAAAATGGGCTTGCATGCAAATTTATTGCAGGTTATGACAAGCATCCTAGAATGCGCATAGTGAATCTAGCTTCGCTTAACTTTAACTACTACTAGTACTAGTAGTTTGGTCAAGTATTAGAAGTACTAGTTTGGTCAAGTGAAATTTGTATTTTTACTACTATAGTATGCATGTCGTGAAAACAACAACATCTAAAACTCATATAAAACTATCATTGAAAACAACACTGCACAATCTCCTGTCGTCCAAAACATCATCTATTGCCAAACGAAGAAGTAATATATTCTTCTGTATTTCCCCTTTCTTCGTTTTAAATCTTTACTGACACTCACAATTAAGGGTCTCTTTGGTCATACTGTATTAAAAGTGAAGGAAAGCATATTAATAAGAGTTTTTTTTTCTATTCATGCATTTGGTTCGAAGGAATGGAAGACGGAAAATGGAGAAATTTTTATATCTAATAGTTTTAGTTccaaaggaaaaaaacaaaggaACTATCAAATTCACCCAAACCTCTTTTTTTTGCAATGATATGTACAAAGAACAAGGAAAGGCCATAACATTGCCTACTAACAGCCTaatcttactttttcatattttcAGCCTTCACTTAACTATGTTTTTCTAGCAATTCCATGTATTTCCTATTCATGTGATTCAAACTCAATTCCGCGAAATCCTTGTGTTTTGAGAATCATTTGTGTTCTGAACATGCAATCCTATCATACTCATATTTTTACGATTTCGAAATCATGGGAATCAAAGAGCCACTAACATTAGTACTACTAGCATATATGCTAATAAAAATAATTATCACTCACTTAATACTTTAATAGTAATTTCCGTTTTACGAATAACAAGCCTCGTGGAGTACACTTACTTACGTCCTTAACCGGTAATTGCTCACCTTGCAATACGTTCGGAAGAGCTGCTGAAACGAGCACCCCAGCCCACCAATACCGACGACCGCGCCGCCCTTGTCCCCGATAACctcctccacgtccatcttccttACCACCTCGCCTTcgtcctccgcgattcctaggtAGTAACCCCCGAGCTCCTTCAGCTCGGGCGCCACCACGGCGTCGACGGCGAGGTACTCCTTGAGGAACGGCTCCACCATCGCCCTCGGCATACCGCTCACGCACACGCACCGCCTTCGGCGTCCCCGCCGCGTCGCGGCCGCGGACGACGTCGCCGCCTGGAACACctcggcgctgacgtcctccaggAACAGCTTAGGCATGACGGCCATGCCCAGCCGGCCGAACGCGTCCTTCCGGAGTCCGGCGAAGGTCAGcatgaccatggccttcgtggccAGCTCGTGGCTGAGGACGCGGAGGAGAGGGTAgagcatgaggaggaggaggccccggAGGAGCCCGCCAGCCTCCAGGGCGACGAGCATGAAGTACGGGAAGGTGGAGGCGGACATCAGCAGGCCGCCCTCCACCGCGCAGACCACGGTGCCGGCACTGGCGCCGCTGTCCCCGTCCGTCGTCGTTTCCGGCGCCGTGAGCGCTTCTAGTGGCGGTGCCGTCGACGGCGTCATGGACGACGCGCTCTTGTGAGGTGGTGGCTGCCTCTCTGTTGCGGTGGCCGACGG from Lolium rigidum isolate FL_2022 unplaced genomic scaffold, APGP_CSIRO_Lrig_0.1 contig_5526_1, whole genome shotgun sequence encodes the following:
- the LOC124681763 gene encoding probable glycerol-3-phosphate acyltransferase 3 yields the protein MSKAFTKSLLLYNKILVRRLRSLIARAPLPSATATERQPPPHKSAGASAGTVVCAVEGGLLMSASTFPYFMLVALEAGGLLRGLLLLMLYPLLRVLSHELATKAMVMLTFAGLRKDAFGRLGMAVMPKLFLEDVSAEVFQAATSSAAATRRGRRRRCVCVSGMPRAMVEPFLKEYLAVDAVVAPELKELGGYYLGIAEDEGEVVRKMDVEEVIGDKGGAVVGIGGLGCSFQQLFRTYCKEVYVPTESARRRRGALHPRRYPKPLVFHDGRTAFRPTPTATLTMFMWLPLGAPLALLRAAVFLLLPFSLSVPLLAALGMHNRMIASSSSPDPSPDLAAAGGTKKKNNSLFACNHRSLLDPLCVSAAARRRDLAAATYSISRLSELLSPIPTFRLTRDRAADRAAMQAQLFRRSSGGGLVVCPEGTTCREPFLLRFSPLFAELAAGGVDVVPVALHLAVDMFHGTTAGGRKMLDPLYLLMNPVPSYLVQFLDPVVTGEGAGKEGARAVANEVQRRVAEALGYERTGLTRRDKYLILAGNEGVVGADDGGKKN